The following are encoded in a window of Passer domesticus isolate bPasDom1 chromosome 30, bPasDom1.hap1, whole genome shotgun sequence genomic DNA:
- the LOC135287512 gene encoding olfactory receptor 14A16-like: LHTPMFFFLLNLALSDLGSICTTVPKAMHNSLWDTRNISYTGCAAQVFLTVFFISAEFSLLTIMCYDRYVSICKPLHYGTLLGSRACAHMAAAAWASAFLIALMHTANTFSLPLCHDNALGQYFCEIPAILKLSCSKSYLREIGLLVVTSSLSFGCFVFIIFSYVQIFRAVLRIPSEQGRHKAFSTCLPHLAVLSLFLSTGIFAYLKPPSMSSPSLDLALSVLYSVVPPALNPLIYSLRNQELKATRLSMVWLDSAQAERDLGVLLDGRLNMSQQCALVAKKANGSWPGSGVASRDRGNPALLPPTNPSA, translated from the exons ctgcacacgcccatgttcttcttcctgctcaacctggccctcagcgacctgggctccatctgcaccactgtccccaaagccatgcacaattccctctgggacaccaggaacatctcctacacaggatgtgctgctcaggtttttcttactgtatttttcatctcagcagagttttccctcctgaccatcatgtgctacgaccgctacgtgtccatctgcaaacccctgcactacgggaccctcctgggcagcagagcttgtgcccacatggcagcagctgcctgggccagtgcctttctcattgctctcatgcacacagcaaatacattttccctgcccctatGCCATgacaatgccctgggccagtacttctgtgaaatcccagcaattctcaagctctcctgctccaaatcctacctCAGGGAAATAGGGCTACTTGTAGTTACTAGCAGTTTAtcgtttggttgttttgtgttcattattttctcctatgtgcagatcttcagggctgtgctgaggatcccctctgagcagggacggcacaaagccttttccacctgcctccctcacctggccgtgctctccctgttcctcagcactggcatatttgcctacctgaagcccccctccatgtcctccccatccctggatctggccctgtcagttctgtactcagtggtgcctccagccctgaaccctctcatctacagcctgaggaaccaggagttGAAGGCTACA AGGCTGTCaatggtgtggctggacagtgcccaggcagaaagggacctgggggtactgcTCGATGgccggctgaacatgagccagcagtgtgccctggtggccaagaaggccaatggctcctggcctggatcaggagtg GCCTCACGTGACCGAGGAAACCCCGCGCTGCTCCCGCCCACCAATCCCAGCGCGTGA